The Akkermansiaceae bacterium genome segment CTTCCTCAACGTGCTTCGGCGTCAGGGAATAGACCAGACCGGCGAGCTGGGCGTCGGTTTTTTCCCGCGCCTGGGTCAGGGATAGGACGACGTTGGTGACGAAGGTGACGGTGAAGGCGACGCCCGCCACATAGAAGCTCTGGGACATTTCCTTCGGCAGCTCGATGAGCGGGGTGATCCATCCGCCCTTGATGAAGCCGACGGGATTTCCGGTCGCGATGCTCAGGCCATGGAAAGCGAACGCGGAGGTGGTGCCCGCCACCAGCCCCCAGAAGGCACCGCGGCTGTTCGAGCGGACGGTGAACATGCCGAGCAGGAAGGTGGCGAAGATGGGCGAGTTCACGAACCCGAAGACCATCTGCAGCAGCGACATGATGTTGTTGAAGTTGCTGGCGAAGTAGGCGCAGCCGATGGAAAGCAGGACGCCGAAGATGGTGGCGTAGCGGCCCATCCTCATGAGCTGGCGGTCCGTCTTCACCCCCGGGAACTTGCTTTCGTAGATATCGTAGGTCCAGACGGTGTTGAAGGCGGTCACGTTCGCCGCCATGCCGGACATGAAGGAGGCCATCAGGGCGGTAAGCGCCAGCCCGAGCATGCCGTTCGGGAAGTAGTGGAAGATCATCGACGGCAGCACCTGGTTGTAGTTGGAGACGCCGTCCTTCATCGGGATGACGTAACCGCTGTTGGTCGTCATGTGGGTGAGCGCGTAGGCGATGATGCCCGGCAGGATGACCACGGCGGGGAACAGCATCTTCGGCACCGCACCGATGAGCGGCGTGCGGCGGGCCGCTCCCATGGAACGGGCTGCCAGCGCGCGCTGGACTTCCGCGAAGTTCGTGCACCAGTAGCCGAACGAAAGGACGAAGCCGAGGCCGAACAGGATGCCATACCACGGCACTCCCAGCGGATTGCTGATGCCGGCGGTGTCCTTCCACAGGTGCATGGCCTCCGGGCGGGTGGTCGAAATTTTCTCCACCAGTCCGTTCCAGCCGCCCACGGCCTCCAGGCCCAGCCATGCCAGCGGGGCGATGCCCAGCAGGATCATGAAGAACTGCAGCACCTCATTGTAGATCGCGGAACTGAGGCCACCCTTCAGGATGTAGGCCAGCACCACCACGGAGATGACCAGCAGGGAGACATGGTAGTTCCACCCCAGCAGGAGGTTCAGCAGTTCCGCCAGCGCGTGCATGGAGATGCCGGAGGAGAACAGCGTAAGTACGGCGAAGGAGACGGAGTTGAAGGTCCGCGTCTTCTCATCGTAGCGCATCTTCAGGTACTCCGGGACGGAGCGTGCCTTCGAGCCGTAATACATCGGCATCATGAACACGCCGAGGAACACCATCGCGGGAATGGCTCCCACCCAGTAGAAGTGGGCGGTCATGATGCCATACTCCGCGCCGGAGGCGGCCATGCCGATGATCTCCTGCGCGCCGAGGTTGGCCGAGATGAACGCGAGGCCGGTGATCCAGCCGGGGATCGCACGGCCGGAGAGGAAAAAGTCCTCCGAGTTCTTCATGTAGCGCTTCAGGGCGAAGCCGATGAACATCACGGTAAGGATGTAAGCCGCCAGGATCGAGTAATCGACGAAGTTCAGCTTGATGCTGGTGGAGAAGCCGGACGCCCTGATGTCCACGGAGGAAGTGGCGGCGAGCAGGGCGGGAAGAAGGTCGGACGACATTGGGGACTGAGTGGGATTCAGGGACTGCGGGAAAGTTTCAGCCGGGATACCGGGGGGATGGCAAGCGTGGTCTCACCGCACGGCGAACTTGAAGATGATGCGGTGCTGGTACGTTTCGCCGGGCCGCAGCACGGTGCTGGGGAAAGAGGGCTGATTCGGCGCGTCCGGGAAGGCCTCCGTTTCCAGGCAGAGGGCGGTACGCTTGTGGTAGGGAACGCCTCCCCTGCCCTTCACCGAGCCGTCGAGGAAGTTGCCGAGGTAGAAGTGGATGGCCGGGGCGTCCGTGGAAACGGTGAGGATGCGGCCGCTTTTCGGGTCCTCGACGGTGGCCGCCTTGCGCACGCCGCTGCCGGGGCGCAGCACCCAGGCGTGGTCGTAACCGCCTGCCAGCTTGAGCGCCTCGAAATCCTCACCGACGCCTTTCCCGATCTCGGTCGGCTTGGTGAAATCCATCGGCGTGCCCGCCACCGGAGCCTGCTCCCCGGTGGGGATGAGGCCCTTGTTGGTCGGCAGGTAGTGGTCCGCCTCCAGTGTCAGCAACTGGTCGGTGACCGGCGCGGCGGGATCTCCGGAGATGTTCCAGTAGGCGTGCTGCACCAGGTTCACCACCGTGGGCGTATCCGTGGTGGCGGTGGCGTGCCAGCCCAGCTCGTTGTCGTCGTTGAGCGTGTAGGTCACCTTCACGGAGAGATTTCCCGGAAAGCCTTCCTCGCCATCCTTCGACAGGTAGGTGAACTCCACGCCATCCGCGGTCTTTGTCCCCTTCCACAGCACCTTGTTGAAGCCGACTTTCCCGCCATGGAGGCTGCACGGCATGCCGCCGGGGCTGTTGTTCTTCGCCAGCGTGTATTCCTTTCCATCCAGCGTGAACTTCCCGTCCGCGATCCGGTTGCCGAAGCGGCCGACCGTCGCGCCGAAGTAGGCGGTGTCCTTCAGCCAGCCTTCCAGGGTGTCATGGCCATGGGTCAGTTCGGCGGATTTCCCATTCCGGTCCGGGGCTTCCACGGATGCCAGGATGGCGCCATACTCGGTGACCTTCACCCGCATGCCCTTCCCGTTCTCCAAGGTGAAGATCTTCACCTCCTGCCCGTCCGGCATTTCCCCGAATTTCTCTTCCTTGATGGATGCCGCTGCCACTGTCGAG includes the following:
- a CDS encoding sodium:solute symporter family protein, which gives rise to MSSDLLPALLAATSSVDIRASGFSTSIKLNFVDYSILAAYILTVMFIGFALKRYMKNSEDFFLSGRAIPGWITGLAFISANLGAQEIIGMAASGAEYGIMTAHFYWVGAIPAMVFLGVFMMPMYYGSKARSVPEYLKMRYDEKTRTFNSVSFAVLTLFSSGISMHALAELLNLLLGWNYHVSLLVISVVVLAYILKGGLSSAIYNEVLQFFMILLGIAPLAWLGLEAVGGWNGLVEKISTTRPEAMHLWKDTAGISNPLGVPWYGILFGLGFVLSFGYWCTNFAEVQRALAARSMGAARRTPLIGAVPKMLFPAVVILPGIIAYALTHMTTNSGYVIPMKDGVSNYNQVLPSMIFHYFPNGMLGLALTALMASFMSGMAANVTAFNTVWTYDIYESKFPGVKTDRQLMRMGRYATIFGVLLSIGCAYFASNFNNIMSLLQMVFGFVNSPIFATFLLGMFTVRSNSRGAFWGLVAGTTSAFAFHGLSIATGNPVGFIKGGWITPLIELPKEMSQSFYVAGVAFTVTFVTNVVLSLTQAREKTDAQLAGLVYSLTPKHVEEGGKWYTRPAVLGALIIIAVTALNFYFW
- a CDS encoding galactose mutarotase, giving the protein MKNPFKSVAVFLSVASTVAAASIKEEKFGEMPDGQEVKIFTLENGKGMRVKVTEYGAILASVEAPDRNGKSAELTHGHDTLEGWLKDTAYFGATVGRFGNRIADGKFTLDGKEYTLAKNNSPGGMPCSLHGGKVGFNKVLWKGTKTADGVEFTYLSKDGEEGFPGNLSVKVTYTLNDDNELGWHATATTDTPTVVNLVQHAYWNISGDPAAPVTDQLLTLEADHYLPTNKGLIPTGEQAPVAGTPMDFTKPTEIGKGVGEDFEALKLAGGYDHAWVLRPGSGVRKAATVEDPKSGRILTVSTDAPAIHFYLGNFLDGSVKGRGGVPYHKRTALCLETEAFPDAPNQPSFPSTVLRPGETYQHRIIFKFAVR